In Phyllostomus discolor isolate MPI-MPIP mPhyDis1 chromosome 3, mPhyDis1.pri.v3, whole genome shotgun sequence, a single genomic region encodes these proteins:
- the DMAC1 gene encoding distal membrane-arm assembly complex protein 1 isoform X1, translating to MNMGSFMSQPLEPDKIAAPPEAASSANPAPMEKPRTPTSAEQPPVFNNCWSCRVLSGSGLIGAGGHCLLGCGHPVRSQRKGLPSWLKILPVNLFSVPAPMTHRASMGLLDILDTHRAVDILQFFRFYKTEKTNIGWHFLDMNICGHLLGLHKDQ from the exons ATGAACATGGGTTCTTTCATGTCCCAGCCTCTTGAGCCAGACAAGATCGCCGCGCCTCCTGAAGCCGCCTCTTCCGCCAACCCTGCGCCCATGGAGAAACCCAGAACCCCGACCTCCGCAGAGCAACCCCCCGTATTTAATAACTGCTGGAGCTGTCGCGTGCTCTCCGGGTCAGGGTTGATAGGGGCGGGCGG GCATTGCTTGCTGGGGTGTGGTCATCCTGTCAGATCCCAAAGGAAAGGCCTTCCGAGTTGGTTGAAAATACTACCAGTGAATTTGttctctgtccctgcccccatGACACACAGAGCAAGCATGGGGCTTTTGGATATTCTGGACACACACAGAGCTGTCGACATACTTCAGTTCTTCAGATTCTACAAGACTGAAAAGACAAACATTGGTTGGCATTTTCTGGACATGAATATTTGTGGCCACCTTCTCGGGCTCCACAAGGACCAATAA
- the DMAC1 gene encoding distal membrane-arm assembly complex protein 1 isoform X2 encodes MNMGSFMSQPLEPDKIAAPPEAASSANPAPMEKPRTPTSAEQPPVFNNCWSCRVLSGSGLIGAGGYVYWVARKPLKLGYAPSPGTITQMVIGISIACWGVVILSDPKGKAFRVG; translated from the exons ATGAACATGGGTTCTTTCATGTCCCAGCCTCTTGAGCCAGACAAGATCGCCGCGCCTCCTGAAGCCGCCTCTTCCGCCAACCCTGCGCCCATGGAGAAACCCAGAACCCCGACCTCCGCAGAGCAACCCCCCGTATTTAATAACTGCTGGAGCTGTCGCGTGCTCTCCGGGTCAGGGTTGATAGGGGCGGGCGGGTATGTGTACTGGGTGGCACGGAAGCCCCTGAAGCTGGGATACGCCCCGAGTCCAGGGACTATTACGCAGATGGTCATCGGCATCA GCATTGCTTGCTGGGGTGTGGTCATCCTGTCAGATCCCAAAGGAAAGGCCTTCCGAGTTGGTTGA